A region from the Bacillus sp. Marseille-P3661 genome encodes:
- a CDS encoding MogA/MoaB family molybdenum cofactor biosynthesis protein produces the protein MSVEEHKQQAPKVVRCMVITVSDTRTEETDKSGQLMQSLLKESGHQITKYEIVKDEQSEIKAAILAGCKDFEVDCVLINGGTGIAKRDVTIETVQQLLEKEIVGFGELFRMLSYTEDIGSAAILSRAIAGVAMDTPIFSTPGSSGAVKLAMNKLILPELTHVIREIRKDT, from the coding sequence ATGAGTGTAGAAGAGCATAAACAACAAGCACCTAAGGTTGTCCGCTGTATGGTTATTACCGTTAGTGATACTCGAACAGAGGAAACAGATAAAAGTGGACAGCTGATGCAATCCTTATTAAAAGAAAGTGGCCACCAAATTACTAAATATGAGATTGTAAAAGATGAACAATCTGAAATAAAAGCAGCTATACTAGCGGGTTGTAAAGACTTCGAAGTAGATTGTGTGTTAATTAATGGTGGGACTGGAATAGCTAAACGAGATGTAACCATTGAAACGGTTCAACAATTGCTTGAGAAAGAGATAGTTGGTTTTGGGGAATTATTTAGAATGTTAAGTTATACCGAAGATATAGGCTCCGCGGCTATTTTAAGCAGGGCAATCGCTGGTGTAGCAATGGATACACCAATTTTTTCGACACCTGGCTCTAGTGGTGCTGTAAAGCTAGCTATGAATAAATTAATTCTTCCAGAGTTAACACATGTAATTCGTGAAATACGCAAAGATACGTAA
- a CDS encoding argininosuccinate synthase: MANKKCVLAYSGGLDTSVAIKWISEQGYDVIAVCLDVGEGKDLDFVKEKALKVGAVKSVVIDAKNEFAEQYVLPSLFANTMYENKYPLVSALSRPLIAKKLVEIAEQEGADAVAHGCTGKGNDQVRFEVSFAALNPDLEVIAPVREWSWSREEEIEYAKKHNIPIPINLDSPYSIDQNLWGRANECGILEDPWAAPPEDAYDLTNSIENTPDTPDVIEIEFIQGKPVTLNGKMYALDQLILELNKLAGKHGVGRIDHVENRLVGIKSREVYEAPAAITLIKAHKELEDLTLTREVAHFKPIIEMKLEEVIYNGLWFSPLTDALKSFLTETQKTVTGTVRIKLFKGHAIVEGRKSDYSLYNEKLATYTKEDSFDHTAAIGFTKLWGLPTQVNSMVNGKKKVNA; this comes from the coding sequence ATGGCTAATAAAAAATGTGTGCTTGCTTATTCTGGAGGATTAGATACATCTGTTGCAATAAAATGGATTTCAGAACAAGGCTATGATGTAATTGCGGTTTGTTTAGATGTCGGTGAAGGAAAAGACTTAGACTTTGTAAAAGAAAAAGCATTAAAGGTTGGAGCAGTCAAATCAGTTGTAATTGATGCTAAAAATGAATTTGCTGAGCAATATGTATTACCATCATTATTTGCAAACACTATGTACGAAAACAAATACCCACTTGTATCTGCATTATCACGTCCACTAATAGCTAAGAAGTTAGTTGAGATTGCAGAACAAGAAGGCGCAGATGCAGTTGCACATGGTTGTACTGGAAAAGGAAATGACCAAGTTCGTTTTGAAGTATCATTTGCAGCTTTAAATCCTGATCTAGAAGTAATTGCTCCTGTTCGTGAGTGGAGCTGGTCTCGTGAAGAAGAAATTGAATATGCAAAGAAACATAACATTCCAATACCTATCAATTTAGATAGCCCATACTCAATTGACCAAAATCTTTGGGGACGTGCTAACGAATGTGGTATTTTAGAGGATCCATGGGCAGCACCACCAGAAGATGCTTATGATTTAACTAATTCAATTGAAAATACACCAGATACGCCAGATGTAATTGAAATAGAATTTATTCAGGGAAAACCGGTTACATTAAACGGTAAGATGTATGCTTTAGATCAATTGATTCTAGAATTAAACAAACTTGCTGGTAAGCATGGTGTTGGACGTATTGATCATGTTGAAAACCGATTAGTAGGTATTAAATCACGTGAAGTATACGAAGCTCCAGCGGCAATTACGTTAATTAAAGCACATAAAGAATTAGAAGATTTAACACTTACTCGTGAAGTTGCGCATTTCAAACCAATTATTGAAATGAAACTTGAAGAGGTAATTTACAATGGCTTATGGTTCTCACCATTAACCGATGCTCTTAAATCATTTTTAACTGAAACACAAAAAACGGTAACTGGTACTGTGCGTATTAAACTTTTCAAAGGCCATGCAATTGTTGAAGGACGTAAATCAGATTACTCATTATATAATGAAAAATTAGCGACATATACAAAAGAAGACTCATTTGATCATACGGCAGCTATTGGCTTTACGAAGCTATGGGGTCTACCAACACAAGTGAACAGCATGGTGAACGGAAAAAAGAAGGTGAACGCGTGA
- the argH gene encoding argininosuccinate lyase has product MSVKKLWGGRFQKTAEEWVDDFGASIHFDKQLVEEDIQGSLAHVTMLGKCGILTETETTQIKDGLQTLLDKAKNGELEFSVQFEDIHLNIEKQLIDLIGPVGGKLHTGRSRNDQVATDMHLYLNKQVKEIMEGIRSLQQALVKQAEQHVETIIPGYTHLQRAQPVSFAHHLLAYFWMLERDFQRMNESLKRINVSPLGAGALAGTTFPIDREYTAELLGFEGVYHNSLDAVSDRDFIIEFLSNSSMVMMHLSRFCEELILWSTSEFNFVEIDDTFATGSSIMPQKKNPDMAELIRGKTGRVYGALFGLLTVMKGTPLAYNKDFQEDKEGMFDAVKTVKGSLEIFAGMIDSLKVKTDVLEKTVKADFSNATELADYLATKGMPFRDAHEVVGKLVFTCIQKGIYLLDLKMDEYKEASSLFEDDIYEVLRPKTVVARRNSIGGTGFEQVKQALLKAKEIVG; this is encoded by the coding sequence GTGAGTGTAAAAAAACTTTGGGGTGGACGTTTTCAGAAAACCGCAGAGGAGTGGGTCGATGACTTTGGTGCATCGATCCACTTTGATAAACAGCTTGTTGAGGAAGATATTCAAGGTAGCTTAGCGCATGTTACAATGCTTGGCAAATGCGGCATCTTAACAGAAACAGAAACAACCCAAATTAAAGATGGTCTACAAACTTTATTAGATAAAGCAAAAAATGGTGAATTGGAATTTTCTGTCCAGTTTGAGGACATTCATTTAAATATTGAGAAGCAATTGATTGATTTGATCGGACCAGTGGGTGGCAAGCTACATACAGGCCGTAGTCGAAATGATCAAGTTGCAACTGATATGCATCTTTATCTTAACAAACAAGTAAAAGAAATCATGGAAGGAATACGCTCATTACAGCAGGCCTTAGTGAAACAAGCAGAACAACATGTAGAGACGATCATTCCTGGGTATACTCATTTACAAAGAGCACAACCGGTTTCGTTCGCACACCACCTACTTGCTTATTTTTGGATGCTTGAGCGTGATTTCCAGAGAATGAATGAATCACTGAAAAGAATTAACGTATCACCACTTGGTGCAGGTGCTCTTGCAGGGACTACATTCCCTATTGATCGCGAATATACAGCAGAGTTATTAGGTTTCGAAGGTGTATATCATAATAGTTTAGATGCGGTTAGTGACCGTGATTTCATTATTGAGTTTTTAAGCAATTCATCAATGGTTATGATGCACTTGTCTCGTTTTTGCGAAGAATTAATTCTATGGTCAACATCTGAATTTAATTTTGTTGAAATTGATGATACATTTGCTACTGGAAGTAGTATAATGCCACAAAAGAAAAATCCTGATATGGCGGAGTTAATTCGTGGTAAAACGGGTAGAGTATATGGAGCGTTATTTGGATTACTCACAGTAATGAAAGGAACACCACTTGCCTATAATAAAGATTTCCAAGAAGATAAAGAAGGCATGTTTGACGCTGTAAAAACAGTGAAGGGTTCTTTAGAAATTTTTGCAGGTATGATTGACAGTTTAAAGGTAAAAACAGATGTCCTTGAGAAAACTGTAAAAGCAGATTTCTCAAATGCAACTGAGCTTGCAGATTACCTTGCGACAAAAGGGATGCCATTCCGTGATGCGCATGAGGTAGTTGGAAAACTAGTGTTCACCTGTATTCAAAAGGGAATATATTTACTTGACTTAAAAATGGACGAGTACAAAGAGGCATCATCGTTATTCGAAGATGACATTTATGAAGTACTTCGACCGAAAACTGTTGTAGCTCGTCGAAACAGTATAGGTGGTACAGGCTTTGAGCAGGTAAAGCAGGCTTTATTAAAAGCAAAGGAAATAGTTGGATAA